A region from the Kineothrix sp. IPX-CK genome encodes:
- a CDS encoding rod-binding protein, with protein MDIGSGISSAYTSYLSSQASSKLDTHIKTKDYSQSSDEELLAACKEFESYFLEQIFKEMQKTVDVFKDEDSTPNDSLVDYFKDSTLQELASTSTEKEGLGLAQMLFEQMKRNYDL; from the coding sequence ATGGATATTGGAAGCGGTATTTCTTCTGCATATACGAGTTATTTATCCTCTCAGGCCTCCAGTAAGCTGGATACTCATATTAAGACAAAGGATTATTCCCAGTCTTCCGATGAAGAGCTTTTGGCGGCATGTAAAGAATTCGAGTCTTACTTTTTAGAGCAGATTTTTAAAGAGATGCAGAAAACAGTGGACGTATTTAAGGATGAGGATTCGACACCTAACGATTCACTGGTAGACTATTTTAAAGATAGCACTTTGCAGGAATTGGCGAGCACATCTACGGAAAAGGAAGGACTCGGTCTTGCACAGATGCTCTTTGAACAGATGAAGCGAAATTATGATTTGTAA
- a CDS encoding flagellar hook-basal body protein, translating into MVRSLWSAATGMNAQQTNVDTIANNLANVNTVGYKAQVSQFKSLLYQTLQTKTTTADGDPKPVTSQVGLGVRNSSINQIFTQGSLIASESGTSFAIEGDGFFAVRNGNDEINYTRNGDFTWGLSSSGGIMLTTTDGNPVLDSQGRTIALASSFMTNLITISSDGTLMYPDINNNAQSLGIKIGTFQFRNPEGLERQGDSLWAVTGASGAAINEATSTGITMSKVIQGYLEGSNVKVADEMVNLIVAQRAYEMNSKAITTSDEMLQQANNLKR; encoded by the coding sequence ATGGTTAGAAGTTTATGGTCAGCGGCAACCGGAATGAATGCACAACAGACAAACGTAGATACGATTGCGAACAACCTTGCTAACGTAAATACGGTGGGTTACAAGGCGCAGGTATCTCAGTTTAAAAGTTTATTATATCAAACCTTGCAGACGAAGACGACTACGGCAGACGGAGATCCTAAGCCGGTTACTTCGCAGGTAGGTTTGGGCGTGCGTAATTCTTCTATCAATCAGATATTTACGCAGGGAAGTCTTATCGCTTCCGAAAGCGGAACCTCGTTTGCCATTGAAGGCGACGGATTTTTTGCAGTCAGAAATGGAAATGATGAGATTAATTATACAAGAAACGGGGATTTTACATGGGGATTATCTTCCAGCGGCGGAATCATGCTGACAACTACGGATGGAAATCCGGTTCTGGATTCACAAGGCAGAACCATAGCGCTGGCGAGCTCATTCATGACGAACTTGATTACGATTTCTTCTGATGGAACGCTTATGTATCCTGATATAAATAACAACGCACAATCATTGGGCATTAAGATTGGAACCTTTCAGTTCCGCAATCCCGAAGGCTTGGAAAGACAAGGAGATTCCCTCTGGGCTGTTACCGGTGCCAGCGGGGCCGCGATTAACGAAGCGACCAGCACGGGTATTACTATGAGCAAGGTCATTCAGGGCTACTTAGAAGGCTCTAATGTCAAGGTGGCGGATGAGATGGTAAACCTTATCGTTGCGCAGAGAGCTTACGAGATGAATTCCAAAGCGATTACTACCTCGGATGAAATGCTTCAGCAGGCGAACAACTTGAAGCGCTAA
- a CDS encoding flagellar hook-basal body protein produces the protein MVKGLYTAYTGMVNEQHRMDVLTNNLANANTNGYKKEGATSQAFDDVLAYKIKDMSEGRGTAKGLGVNNLGVKIGEGYTDYSQGPVKGTENAFDLALSGEGFFTVQYTDKEGDISTKYTRDGSFAMDSQGYLVTHDGDYVLGMTGGRIKLDPLLDFRVDTSGNIMQGDDNSPVATLRIRDFVDYDYLEKFGDNYFQTVDGYRFQDATAKVNQGYLESSNISVVTEMTNMINVSRAYETNQKVIQTYDSSLEIAVNQLGKL, from the coding sequence ATGGTTAAGGGTTTATACACTGCCTATACGGGAATGGTAAATGAGCAACACAGGATGGACGTCCTTACCAATAACCTGGCAAATGCGAATACCAACGGATATAAGAAAGAAGGAGCCACCAGTCAAGCCTTTGACGATGTGCTCGCTTACAAGATCAAAGATATGTCCGAGGGGCGCGGGACGGCAAAGGGATTGGGCGTAAATAATCTGGGGGTTAAGATAGGAGAGGGCTATACGGATTATTCGCAGGGACCGGTGAAGGGAACGGAAAACGCATTCGATCTGGCGTTGTCGGGAGAAGGATTCTTCACGGTGCAGTATACCGATAAGGAAGGCGATATCTCGACAAAATATACTCGTGACGGAAGCTTTGCTATGGATTCACAAGGCTATCTGGTAACTCATGACGGCGATTATGTCCTGGGCATGACGGGCGGACGAATCAAGCTGGATCCTCTTCTCGATTTCAGAGTAGATACTTCGGGCAATATCATGCAGGGAGATGATAATTCTCCTGTGGCAACTTTAAGGATACGTGACTTTGTTGATTATGATTATTTGGAGAAGTTTGGAGATAATTATTTCCAGACGGTAGACGGCTACAGATTTCAGGACGCTACGGCGAAGGTGAATCAGGGCTATCTGGAATCCTCCAATATTTCAGTGGTAACAGAGATGACGAATATGATAAATGTATCGAGAGCTTATGAAACGAATCAGAAGGTGATTCAGACTTACGACAGCAGCTTGGAAATTGCTGTAAATCAGCTCGGAAAGCTGTAG
- a CDS encoding rod shape-determining protein — translation MQYTDIGIDLGTASILVYIRGKGVVLKEPSVVAFDRDTDKIRAIGEDARLMLGRTPGNIVAVRPLRQGVISDYRVTEKMMKYFIQKALGKKTFRKPRIAVCVPSGVTEVEKKAVEDATYQAGAREVSIIEEPIAAAIGAGIDISKPCGNMIVDIGGGTSDIAVISLGGTVVSASIKIAGDDFDEAIVRYMRKKHNLLIGERTAEDLKIKIGSAYKRSEVDYMDVRGRNLVTGLPRTVKVSSEETEEALRETTAQIVETIHSVLEKTPPELAADIADRGIVLTGGGSLLRGLEDLIASKTGINTMTAEDPMTAVAIGTGKYVEFLAGYKED, via the coding sequence ATGCAGTATACAGACATAGGAATTGATTTGGGAACAGCGAGCATTTTAGTATATATCAGAGGGAAGGGCGTAGTGCTTAAGGAACCCTCCGTGGTAGCCTTTGACAGGGATACCGACAAAATAAGGGCGATTGGCGAAGATGCGAGACTGATGCTCGGCAGGACCCCCGGAAATATTGTAGCAGTAAGGCCGCTTAGACAAGGCGTTATCTCGGATTACAGAGTGACAGAGAAGATGATGAAGTATTTTATCCAGAAAGCGCTAGGCAAAAAAACGTTTCGTAAGCCCCGTATTGCGGTGTGCGTGCCGAGCGGAGTGACCGAGGTAGAGAAGAAGGCGGTAGAGGATGCGACTTATCAGGCGGGAGCCAGAGAGGTTTCCATTATTGAAGAGCCGATTGCTGCAGCGATTGGGGCGGGAATTGATATTTCCAAGCCTTGTGGAAATATGATCGTCGATATCGGAGGAGGAACCTCAGACATTGCCGTTATTTCTTTGGGAGGTACTGTAGTAAGCGCCTCCATTAAGATAGCAGGAGATGATTTCGACGAAGCTATCGTTCGTTATATGAGAAAGAAACATAATCTGCTGATTGGTGAACGGACGGCGGAGGATTTGAAGATAAAAATCGGTTCTGCTTATAAGCGTTCCGAGGTGGATTATATGGATGTCAGAGGCCGTAACCTCGTAACCGGATTGCCTAGAACGGTAAAGGTTTCTTCTGAGGAGACGGAGGAGGCACTTCGCGAGACGACGGCACAGATCGTGGAGACGATACACAGTGTGCTGGAGAAGACGCCGCCGGAATTGGCAGCGGATATCGCGGACAGAGGCATTGTTCTTACCGGAGGTGGAAGCCTGCTTCGCGGATTGGAGGATTTAATAGCCTCTAAGACGGGAATCAACACGATGACGGCAGAGGATCCTATGACAGCCGTTGCAATCGGAACCGGTAAATATGTGGAATTTTTAGCAGGATATAAAGAGGACTAA
- the uvrA gene encoding excinuclease ABC subunit UvrA — protein sequence MESGIEKESKKMLPRREYIKIRGANEHNLKNIDVDIPRNELVVLTGLSGSGKSSLAFDTIYAEGQRRYMESLSSYARQFLGQMEKPNVEKIEGLSPAISIDQKSTNRNPRSTVGTVTEIYDYFRLLYARIGIPHCPSCGKEIKKQTVDQMTDQIMGLPEGTRIQLLAPVVRGRKGEHTKVFERAKRSGYVRVRVDGNMYELSEEIKLDKNIKHNIEVIVDRLVVKPGIERRLTDSIENVLELAEGLLFVDVLEGEMLTFSQSFSCPDCGVSVSEIEPRSFSFNNPFGACPECFGLGYKMEFDVDLMIPDKRLSINQGAIAVMGWQSCNDPGSFSNAILQALGREYDFDLDTPFEEYPDKVKQILIHGTGGKEVKVYYKGQRGQGVYPVAFEGLVRNVERRYRETGSESSKQEYETFMNIIPCKKCKGMRLKEEALAVTVNDKNIYEITSFSIRKLHKFLSEMELTKQQQMIGKQVLKEINARVGFLIDVGLDYLSLSRATGTLSGGEAQRIRLATQIGSGLVGVCYILDEPSIGLHQRDNDKLLNTLRNLKDMGNTLLVVEHDEDTMLAADYIVDIGPGAGSHGGEVIAQGTAEEIMNTPDSITGQYLSGKLQIPIPEKRRVPSGQLTVRKVQENNLKGMDVKFPLGVMTCVTGVSGSGKSSLVNEILYKHLARDLNRARAIPGKHAGIDGIEQLDKVIDIDQSPIGRTPRSNPATYTGVFDQIRDLFATTADAKAKGYKKGRFSFNVKGGRCEACSGDGIIKIEMHFLPDVYVPCEVCGGKRYNRETLDVRYKGKSIYDVLDMTVEEAVGFFENVPSIRRKIETLNDVGLSYVKLGQPSTTLSGGEAQRIKLATELSKRSTGKTIYILDEPTTGLHFADVHKLTEILHKLADGGNTVVVIEHNLDVIKTADYIIDIGPEGGDKGGTVIAEGTPEEVAKNPRSYTGFYIKKMLERYKKDKKSLK from the coding sequence ATGGAAAGCGGTATCGAAAAAGAAAGCAAGAAAATGCTTCCCCGAAGAGAGTATATTAAAATACGGGGGGCGAACGAACATAACCTGAAAAATATCGATGTGGATATTCCGAGGAATGAATTGGTGGTATTGACCGGTCTGTCCGGCTCAGGAAAGTCTTCTCTGGCGTTCGACACGATTTATGCGGAGGGGCAGAGGCGTTATATGGAGTCTTTATCATCTTATGCGAGACAGTTTCTCGGACAGATGGAGAAGCCTAATGTGGAGAAGATAGAAGGCTTGTCGCCTGCAATTTCTATCGATCAGAAATCTACCAACCGCAATCCCCGTTCCACGGTTGGAACGGTAACGGAGATTTATGACTATTTCCGTCTTTTGTATGCGAGGATTGGTATTCCCCACTGTCCTTCCTGCGGAAAAGAGATTAAAAAACAGACTGTGGATCAAATGACAGACCAGATTATGGGACTGCCGGAGGGAACGAGAATTCAATTGCTGGCTCCGGTAGTAAGGGGCCGTAAAGGCGAGCATACCAAGGTATTCGAGCGGGCGAAGAGGAGCGGATACGTCCGCGTTCGTGTAGACGGTAATATGTACGAGCTGTCGGAAGAAATTAAGCTGGATAAAAATATAAAGCATAATATTGAAGTGATAGTAGACAGACTGGTAGTAAAGCCTGGAATTGAAAGAAGATTAACGGATTCTATTGAAAACGTATTGGAGCTGGCGGAGGGGCTTCTATTTGTGGATGTACTGGAGGGAGAAATGCTGACCTTCAGTCAGAGCTTTTCCTGCCCGGACTGTGGCGTGAGTGTCAGCGAGATAGAGCCTAGAAGCTTTTCCTTTAACAATCCCTTCGGGGCTTGTCCGGAATGCTTTGGACTGGGATACAAGATGGAATTCGATGTGGATTTGATGATCCCAGATAAGCGGCTAAGTATCAATCAGGGTGCGATCGCGGTAATGGGCTGGCAGTCCTGCAACGATCCGGGCAGTTTCAGCAATGCGATTCTTCAGGCACTTGGCAGAGAGTATGATTTCGATTTGGACACTCCCTTTGAAGAATATCCCGATAAGGTGAAACAGATATTGATTCATGGTACCGGCGGCAAAGAGGTTAAGGTGTATTATAAGGGACAGAGAGGGCAGGGAGTATATCCGGTGGCTTTTGAAGGACTGGTTAGAAATGTGGAACGGCGTTACCGGGAAACGGGTTCCGAGAGCTCCAAACAGGAGTACGAAACCTTCATGAACATCATTCCGTGTAAGAAATGTAAGGGGATGAGGTTGAAGGAGGAGGCTTTGGCTGTTACCGTCAATGATAAGAATATATATGAGATTACTTCTTTTTCCATAAGGAAGCTTCATAAATTCCTAAGTGAAATGGAGCTTACCAAACAACAGCAAATGATTGGCAAGCAGGTTTTGAAGGAGATTAACGCCAGAGTCGGCTTTTTAATCGATGTAGGGCTGGATTATCTGTCTCTGTCCAGAGCTACGGGAACTCTTTCCGGCGGCGAGGCACAGAGAATCCGTCTTGCGACTCAGATTGGCTCCGGACTGGTGGGAGTATGCTATATATTGGATGAGCCCAGCATCGGCCTGCATCAAAGGGATAACGATAAGCTTTTGAATACGCTGCGTAATCTGAAAGATATGGGAAACACTTTGCTGGTGGTTGAGCACGATGAGGATACGATGCTGGCGGCAGATTATATTGTGGATATCGGACCGGGAGCCGGTTCCCATGGCGGTGAGGTGATCGCGCAGGGAACTGCAGAGGAGATTATGAACACTCCGGATTCCATAACCGGACAGTATTTGAGCGGCAAGTTACAGATACCGATACCGGAGAAGCGTCGTGTTCCTTCCGGACAGCTAACCGTACGCAAAGTTCAGGAAAATAATTTGAAGGGGATGGATGTAAAATTTCCCCTCGGAGTTATGACCTGTGTGACTGGAGTGTCCGGTTCCGGCAAAAGTTCCCTTGTTAATGAAATTCTCTATAAGCATCTGGCCAGGGATTTGAACCGTGCACGGGCTATTCCGGGAAAGCATGCGGGTATCGACGGAATCGAACAGCTGGATAAGGTCATCGATATAGACCAGTCTCCAATCGGAAGGACGCCGCGGTCCAATCCGGCCACGTATACGGGAGTATTCGATCAGATTCGCGATTTATTCGCGACGACTGCCGATGCGAAAGCGAAGGGATATAAAAAAGGCCGTTTCAGTTTCAATGTAAAGGGCGGAAGATGTGAAGCCTGCAGCGGAGATGGGATTATTAAGATCGAGATGCACTTTTTACCGGATGTTTATGTTCCCTGTGAGGTGTGCGGCGGGAAACGTTATAACAGGGAAACTCTCGATGTGAGGTACAAGGGAAAGAGCATTTACGATGTGCTGGATATGACAGTGGAGGAAGCCGTAGGATTCTTTGAAAATGTGCCTTCCATTAGAAGGAAGATAGAAACCTTAAACGACGTAGGTCTGTCCTATGTGAAGCTGGGGCAGCCCTCCACCACCCTATCAGGAGGCGAGGCACAGAGGATTAAGCTGGCGACGGAGCTTAGCAAAAGAAGTACAGGAAAGACGATTTATATATTGGATGAACCGACTACGGGACTTCACTTCGCGGATGTCCACAAGCTGACGGAGATATTGCACAAGCTGGCCGACGGCGGAAACACGGTGGTTGTCATCGAGCATAATCTGGATGTCATAAAAACGGCGGACTACATCATCGACATCGGACCGGAGGGCGGAGACAAGGGAGGAACTGTTATTGCAGAAGGAACGCCGGAGGAAGTGGCAAAAAATCCCAGATCCTATACCGGATTTTACATCAAAAAAATGCTGGAACGATATAAAAAAGATAAAAAATCCCTCAAGTAA